The following proteins come from a genomic window of Coriobacteriia bacterium:
- a CDS encoding 2-C-methyl-D-erythritol 2,4-cyclodiphosphate synthase: MGLRIGHGYDVHAFAEGRRLVLGGVDIPHERGLLGHSDADVVTHALADAILGAIRGGDIGKLFPDTDPAYEGADSLVLLGRVMELARSQGFELVDCDCTIAAQAPKLSPYRDEMRARLAAALGVSADQVGLKATTTERLGFVGREEGIAAWAVALMEKMATPAEA, from the coding sequence ATGGGTTTGCGCATCGGCCACGGCTATGACGTGCACGCGTTTGCCGAGGGGCGCCGCCTCGTGCTTGGCGGCGTCGACATCCCCCACGAGCGCGGTCTGCTCGGCCACTCTGACGCCGACGTCGTGACGCACGCGTTGGCAGACGCCATCCTGGGTGCCATCCGTGGCGGTGACATCGGCAAGCTGTTTCCCGACACCGACCCCGCCTATGAGGGCGCGGACTCGCTCGTACTGCTCGGCCGCGTCATGGAGCTGGCGCGCAGCCAGGGCTTCGAGCTTGTGGACTGCGACTGTACGATCGCCGCACAGGCGCCCAAGCTCTCGCCCTATCGCGACGAGATGCGCGCGCGTCTTGCGGCCGCCCTCGGCGTGAGTGCCGACCAGGTGGGCCTTAAGGCCACGACGACGGAGCGCCTCGGCTTCGTCGGCCGCGAAGAGGGCATCGCTGCCTGGGCCGTCGCCCTCATGGAAAAGATGGCGACCCCCGCCGAGGCCTGA
- the ispD gene encoding 2-C-methyl-D-erythritol 4-phosphate cytidylyltransferase: protein MSSHDIITAGAGDPVLEPAVIGSSVLDEIDVTSAAAVTTRVAPLRGCVGRKARTAAVIVAGGKGERLGHAGGKQLMSVLGKPLLTWALQAFDAVPQVGRIVVCCPAERAEEYRSVAIDPFDLVTPVDVVPAGELRQTSAFRGVEAVPPEFDVIAMHDGARPLILPETITHAINTLRGTIDADGVVCGHPAIDTLKVIDGDAVVGTPDRSMFWVAQTPQVFHADILRQAHLAALEEGFIGTDDSSLVERVGGRVLLVTCPRDNIKLTVPEDVAQVEASLRARYGDPAQGEA from the coding sequence ATGTCTTCCCATGACATCATCACAGCAGGTGCGGGCGATCCCGTGCTCGAGCCGGCCGTCATTGGGTCGTCCGTGCTCGACGAGATCGACGTCACGTCCGCCGCGGCCGTCACGACACGCGTCGCCCCGCTCAGGGGCTGCGTCGGGCGCAAGGCGCGCACGGCCGCCGTCATCGTGGCCGGCGGCAAGGGCGAGCGCCTTGGCCATGCGGGTGGCAAGCAGCTCATGAGCGTGCTGGGCAAGCCGCTGCTCACGTGGGCGCTGCAAGCGTTTGACGCTGTCCCGCAGGTCGGACGCATCGTTGTGTGCTGCCCGGCGGAGCGCGCCGAAGAGTATCGCAGTGTCGCTATCGATCCGTTCGACCTCGTGACGCCCGTCGACGTCGTGCCGGCCGGCGAGTTGCGCCAGACGTCGGCGTTCCGCGGCGTCGAGGCCGTGCCTCCTGAGTTCGACGTCATCGCCATGCACGACGGCGCCCGCCCACTCATCCTTCCCGAGACGATCACGCACGCCATCAACACGCTGCGCGGCACGATCGACGCCGACGGCGTTGTGTGCGGGCATCCCGCCATCGACACGCTCAAGGTCATCGACGGCGACGCCGTTGTGGGCACGCCCGACCGTTCCATGTTCTGGGTCGCGCAGACACCGCAGGTGTTTCACGCCGACATTCTGCGCCAGGCGCACCTCGCCGCCCTCGAGGAGGGCTTCATCGGCACGGACGACTCGTCGCTCGTCGAGCGCGTGGGCGGCCGCGTGCTGCTCGTCACGTGCCCGCGCGACAACATCAAGCTGACCGTGCCCGAAGATGTCGCCCAGGTCGAGGCGTCGCTGCGCGCCCGCTACGGCGATCCGGCGCAGGGGGAGGCGTAA
- the disA gene encoding DNA integrity scanning diadenylate cyclase DisA: MSNHEVQERIDEAIRLTAPGTALRGALDMILAGHLGALICIGDSESVLASGDDGFPLDIAFTANRLFELSKMDGAIVIDGDLTTIMRANFHLNPDPSLPVSETGMRHRTAARVSMATDAIVISVSQRRQVVNLYVRGRSFQLRGVSELGYEVNQLVVALQTSRNSLDALLSRLTRQEFDNFVTLGDVSRVFGGFQLLLQAAQSLSALVPQLGTNGKLVRMQLEQLAGGMDEEFTLAIRDYASSSSEEEAQRIRREFDALSPRDMASPMRIARILGYDDLDEDSVLTPLGLRTLHLSTAVPNAAVEHIVNEYGSLPALMDDVKRDPEKLGDMGVNNPPVLVDSLYRMWGKKS, translated from the coding sequence ATGAGCAACCATGAGGTCCAGGAGCGCATTGACGAGGCCATCCGTCTGACGGCACCGGGCACGGCGCTGCGCGGGGCGCTCGACATGATTCTTGCCGGCCACCTGGGGGCGCTCATCTGCATCGGCGACTCCGAGAGCGTGCTGGCCTCCGGCGATGACGGCTTCCCGCTCGACATCGCCTTCACGGCCAACCGCCTGTTCGAGCTGTCCAAGATGGACGGCGCCATCGTCATCGACGGCGACCTCACGACGATCATGCGCGCGAACTTCCACCTGAACCCCGACCCGTCGCTGCCCGTCTCCGAGACGGGCATGCGCCATCGCACCGCCGCGCGCGTCAGCATGGCGACGGACGCCATCGTCATCTCCGTGTCGCAGCGCCGCCAGGTCGTCAACCTCTACGTGCGCGGCCGCAGCTTCCAGCTGCGTGGCGTCTCCGAGCTCGGCTACGAGGTAAACCAGCTCGTCGTCGCGCTGCAGACGAGCCGCAACTCGCTCGACGCGCTGCTGAGTCGCCTCACGCGCCAGGAGTTCGACAACTTCGTGACGCTCGGCGACGTCTCGCGCGTCTTTGGTGGCTTCCAGCTGCTGCTGCAGGCCGCTCAGAGCCTGTCGGCGCTCGTGCCGCAGCTCGGGACGAACGGCAAGCTCGTGCGCATGCAGCTCGAGCAGCTCGCCGGCGGCATGGACGAGGAGTTCACGCTCGCAATCCGCGACTACGCCTCGAGCTCGTCGGAGGAGGAGGCCCAGCGCATCCGGCGTGAGTTCGATGCGCTGAGCCCGCGCGACATGGCGTCTCCCATGCGCATCGCGCGCATACTTGGCTATGATGACCTCGACGAGGACAGCGTGCTCACGCCGTTGGGCCTGCGCACGCTTCACCTGTCCACGGCCGTGCCCAACGCCGCGGTGGAGCACATCGTCAACGAGTACGGCAGCCTGCCGGCACTCATGGACGATGTGAAGCGCGACCCGGAGAAGCTGGGCGACATGGGCGTCAACAACCCGCCCGTTCTCGTTGACAGTCTGTATCGCATGTGGGGCAAGAAGAGCTAA
- a CDS encoding ATP-dependent Clp protease ATP-binding subunit, protein MFEKFTDGARKVMVLAQEEARKLGQMYVGTEHLLLGLIREEDGIAAQALRKLDVTYDETLDQIKQVAAKPDEPTPGGHIPYTPRAKRVLESALREMLSGGQSYIATEHLLLGILREGNGVAMEALTRMGVSSDAVRNAISELAPKRQPPAAVPMGGISLPAGGFASSSGGDEDSALKEYGRDLTQLARDGKLDPVIGRDDETERVMQILARRTKNNPLLIGDPGVGKTAVVEGLAERVAAGDVPELLRERSVWTLDVASLVAGAKYRGEFEERLKRVVAEVSADPSIILFIDEMHTLIGAGSAEGSLDAASILKPPLSRGEIQVIGATTLDEYRKHVEKDSAFARRFQTVMVDEPTPEESLQILGGLRERYEQHHHVHYSDAAVEAAVSLSDRYIQDRFLPDKAIDLLDEAGAATRIHAAPRPAELEELAAQLKDVQAKREKCASEQDYEQAASLRDEEKDIQARIEAAEKAWREDAASRTVDVTPEDIATVVSRATGVPVSNLTEAETDKLLRMESVLHERIVGQDEAVTKVSKAIRRSRAGLRDPRRPAGSFVFLGPSGVGKTELSKALAEFLFGTQDALITFDMSEYMEKHAVSKLVGAPPGYVGYDEGGELTKAVRQKPYSVVLFDEIEKAHPDLFNILLQILEEGRLTDGQGRKVDFRNTVIIMTSNVGARQIAQTSTPLGFAVARQGGGLDDDEIHRNVMAEVKKLFKPEFLNRIDDIIVFKSLTDEQLMSIIDLLVDDLRDRLIARGMTVNLSLEAKKQLAKEGTDAAYGARPLRRAIQNLLEDPISEAILAGTWHAGSVIDVDAVDGKFTFTPGTGEIPAPRRRESLAGDSRIARPPRGRLSSPSSPVAGEIGAGN, encoded by the coding sequence ATGTTCGAGAAGTTCACTGACGGCGCTCGCAAGGTCATGGTTCTTGCCCAGGAGGAGGCGCGCAAGCTCGGCCAGATGTACGTTGGCACGGAGCACCTGCTGCTCGGCCTCATCCGCGAGGAGGACGGCATCGCGGCACAGGCCCTGCGCAAGCTCGACGTGACCTACGACGAGACGCTCGACCAGATAAAGCAGGTCGCCGCCAAGCCCGACGAGCCCACGCCCGGTGGCCACATCCCCTACACGCCGCGCGCCAAGCGCGTGCTCGAGAGTGCCCTGCGCGAGATGCTGTCCGGCGGCCAGTCCTACATCGCCACGGAGCACCTGCTGCTCGGCATCCTGCGCGAGGGCAACGGCGTCGCCATGGAGGCCCTGACCCGCATGGGCGTGTCCTCTGACGCCGTGCGCAACGCCATTAGCGAGCTCGCCCCCAAGCGCCAGCCCCCCGCGGCGGTGCCCATGGGCGGCATCAGCCTGCCGGCCGGCGGCTTCGCCTCCTCGAGCGGCGGCGACGAGGACTCGGCGCTCAAGGAGTACGGCCGCGACCTCACGCAGCTCGCCCGCGACGGCAAGCTCGACCCCGTCATCGGCCGCGACGACGAGACGGAGCGCGTCATGCAGATCCTGGCGCGCCGCACAAAGAACAACCCGCTGCTCATCGGCGACCCCGGCGTCGGCAAGACAGCCGTCGTCGAGGGCCTGGCGGAGCGCGTTGCCGCGGGCGACGTCCCCGAGCTGCTGCGCGAGCGCTCCGTGTGGACGCTCGACGTCGCATCGCTCGTCGCCGGCGCCAAGTATCGCGGCGAGTTCGAGGAGCGCCTCAAGCGCGTCGTCGCTGAGGTGAGCGCCGACCCGTCCATCATCCTGTTCATCGACGAGATGCACACGCTCATCGGCGCCGGCAGCGCCGAGGGCTCGCTCGACGCCGCCTCCATTCTCAAGCCGCCGCTGTCGCGCGGTGAGATCCAGGTCATCGGCGCCACGACGCTCGACGAGTACCGTAAGCACGTCGAGAAGGACTCGGCGTTCGCTCGCCGCTTCCAGACGGTCATGGTCGACGAGCCGACGCCCGAGGAGTCGCTGCAGATCCTCGGCGGCCTGCGCGAGCGTTACGAGCAGCATCACCACGTCCACTACAGCGACGCGGCCGTCGAGGCTGCCGTCAGCCTGTCCGACCGCTACATCCAGGATCGCTTCCTGCCGGATAAGGCCATCGACCTGCTCGACGAGGCCGGTGCCGCCACGCGCATCCACGCGGCGCCCCGCCCTGCCGAGCTCGAAGAGCTGGCTGCCCAGCTCAAGGATGTCCAGGCCAAGCGTGAGAAGTGCGCCTCGGAGCAGGACTACGAGCAGGCGGCGTCCCTGCGCGACGAGGAGAAGGACATCCAGGCTCGCATCGAGGCGGCCGAGAAGGCGTGGCGCGAGGATGCGGCGTCGCGCACGGTCGACGTCACGCCCGAGGACATCGCGACCGTCGTGTCGCGCGCTACGGGCGTGCCGGTCTCCAACCTCACGGAGGCCGAAACCGACAAGCTGCTGCGCATGGAGTCCGTGCTGCACGAGCGCATCGTCGGTCAGGATGAGGCCGTCACAAAGGTCAGCAAGGCCATCCGCCGCTCGCGCGCCGGCCTGCGCGACCCGCGTCGCCCCGCTGGCTCGTTCGTGTTCCTCGGCCCGTCGGGCGTCGGCAAGACGGAGCTGTCCAAGGCGCTTGCCGAGTTCCTGTTCGGCACGCAGGACGCGCTCATCACGTTTGACATGAGCGAGTACATGGAGAAGCACGCTGTGTCCAAGCTCGTCGGCGCGCCTCCGGGTTACGTCGGCTACGACGAGGGCGGCGAGCTCACGAAGGCCGTGCGCCAGAAGCCGTACTCCGTCGTGCTGTTCGACGAGATCGAGAAGGCCCACCCTGACCTGTTCAACATCCTGCTCCAGATCCTGGAGGAGGGTCGCCTGACAGACGGCCAGGGCCGCAAGGTCGACTTCCGCAACACGGTCATCATCATGACGAGCAACGTCGGTGCGCGCCAGATCGCTCAGACGTCGACGCCGCTCGGCTTTGCCGTAGCGCGTCAGGGCGGTGGCCTTGATGACGACGAGATCCACCGCAACGTCATGGCCGAGGTCAAGAAGCTGTTCAAGCCGGAGTTCCTCAACCGCATCGACGACATCATCGTGTTCAAGTCGCTGACGGACGAGCAGCTCATGAGCATCATCGACCTGCTCGTCGACGACCTGCGCGACCGCCTCATCGCTCGCGGCATGACGGTGAACCTGTCGCTGGAGGCCAAAAAGCAGCTCGCCAAGGAGGGCACGGACGCCGCCTACGGTGCTCGCCCGCTGCGCCGCGCCATCCAGAACCTGCTGGAGGACCCCATCTCCGAGGCCATCCTTGCGGGCACGTGGCACGCAGGCTCCGTCATCGACGTCGACGCCGTGGACGGCAAGTTCACGTTCACGCCGGGCACGGGCGAGATCCCGGCCCCGCGCCGTCGCGAGAGCCTCGCGGGCGACAGCCGCATCGCGCGCCCGCCGCGCGGTCGACTCTCCTCGCCGTCGTCGCCGGTTGCGGGCGAGATCGGCGCCGGTAACTAA
- a CDS encoding ABC transporter ATP-binding protein — protein sequence MADTTSTQTPAQQGAARDASGRAVASSEVILKAEGLCKHFPVRSFFGRSKQVVKAVDGIDLEIHRGETFGLVGESGCGKSTLGRTLIRMYEPTAGTITFAGHDITRAKGRELVDIHRRMQIVFQDPYLSLDPHQNVREIIAEPLCVGHKYSADEIDDRVAEILDRVSLHRDDMYKFAYEFSGGQRQRIGIARALSVHPDFILCDEPISALDVSIQAQVVNMLEDLQHELGLTYLFVAHDLSMVRHISTRIGVMYLGRLVEVAPSDELYDNPLHPYTKALLSSIPIPDPNVARASQRVMLSGELPSPLHVPDGCRFHTRCPEACEGCSKAIPQLREVTPGHFVACDALH from the coding sequence ATGGCAGACACCACGTCCACGCAGACGCCCGCTCAGCAGGGCGCCGCCCGTGACGCGAGCGGGCGCGCCGTTGCGAGCTCCGAAGTCATCCTGAAGGCCGAGGGGCTGTGCAAGCACTTCCCGGTGCGCTCGTTCTTCGGCCGCTCCAAGCAGGTCGTCAAGGCCGTCGACGGCATCGACCTCGAGATCCATCGCGGCGAGACGTTCGGCCTCGTCGGCGAGTCCGGCTGCGGAAAGTCGACGCTGGGCCGCACGCTCATCCGCATGTACGAGCCGACGGCGGGCACGATCACCTTCGCGGGGCACGACATCACGCGTGCCAAGGGCCGCGAGCTCGTCGACATCCACCGTCGCATGCAGATCGTGTTCCAGGACCCGTACCTGTCGCTCGACCCGCACCAGAACGTCCGCGAGATCATCGCCGAGCCGCTGTGCGTGGGCCACAAGTACAGCGCCGACGAGATCGATGACCGCGTGGCCGAGATCCTCGACCGCGTGAGCCTGCACCGCGACGACATGTACAAGTTCGCCTACGAGTTCTCCGGTGGCCAGCGCCAGCGCATCGGCATCGCCCGCGCGCTGTCGGTCCACCCGGACTTCATCCTGTGCGACGAGCCTATCTCGGCCCTCGACGTCTCCATCCAGGCGCAGGTCGTCAACATGCTCGAGGACCTGCAACACGAGCTGGGCCTGACGTACCTCTTCGTCGCGCACGACCTGTCGATGGTGCGCCACATCTCCACGCGCATCGGCGTCATGTACCTGGGCCGCCTCGTCGAGGTCGCGCCCTCCGACGAGCTGTACGACAACCCGCTGCACCCGTATACGAAGGCGCTGCTGAGCTCCATCCCGATCCCCGACCCCAACGTCGCCCGGGCCTCCCAGCGCGTCATGCTCTCTGGCGAGCTGCCTAGCCCGCTGCACGTTCCCGACGGCTGCCGCTTCCACACGCGCTGCCCCGAGGCGTGCGAGGGCTGCTCCAAGGCTATCCCGCAGCTGCGCGAGGTCACGCCCGGCCACTTCGTCGCTTGCGACGCCCTGCACTAA
- a CDS encoding ABC transporter ATP-binding protein has translation MGTTTNGAPKELLRVENLCTTFHSHHTLVKAVRGVSLTVNDGDFMAVVGESGSGKSVTMKSVMGLLPDNADVTADTLAFDGRDMLKMDAKERRAMCGGDIAMIFQDPMTSLDPLQTIGFHLREVLKRHRGLTGKQADDEAVRVLSQVGIPSPEQRLSQYPHEFSGGMRQRVLIAMALCCRPRLLIADEPTTALDVTIQAQILDLLKRLRDEEGMSVVLITHDLGVVASLCNRVAVMYGGLIMEQGTTDQIYYAPRHPYTRALLGAVPNPNGRRLGRLVSIPGSAPLLINPPEACPFDGRCSFSGEKCRAGMPGWQTYPDGQCARCVYTSDELDRMTAHQAKEA, from the coding sequence CAGCCTCACGGTCAACGATGGCGACTTCATGGCCGTCGTCGGCGAGTCCGGCTCGGGCAAGTCGGTGACGATGAAGTCGGTCATGGGCCTGCTGCCCGACAACGCCGACGTCACGGCGGACACGCTGGCGTTCGACGGCCGCGACATGCTCAAGATGGACGCGAAAGAGCGCCGCGCCATGTGCGGCGGCGACATCGCCATGATCTTCCAGGACCCGATGACCTCGCTCGACCCGCTGCAGACGATCGGCTTCCACCTGCGCGAGGTGCTCAAGCGCCATCGCGGTCTCACGGGCAAACAAGCCGACGACGAGGCTGTCCGCGTGCTGTCGCAGGTTGGCATCCCCTCGCCGGAGCAGCGCCTCAGCCAGTACCCGCACGAGTTCTCCGGCGGCATGCGCCAGCGCGTGCTCATCGCTATGGCCCTGTGCTGCCGTCCGCGCCTGCTCATCGCAGACGAGCCGACGACGGCCCTCGACGTGACGATCCAGGCCCAGATCCTCGACCTGCTCAAGCGCCTGCGTGACGAGGAGGGCATGAGCGTCGTGCTCATCACGCACGACCTGGGCGTCGTCGCCAGCCTGTGCAACCGCGTCGCCGTCATGTACGGTGGCCTCATCATGGAGCAGGGCACGACAGATCAGATCTACTACGCGCCGCGCCACCCCTACACGCGCGCCCTGCTCGGCGCCGTGCCCAACCCCAACGGGCGCCGTCTCGGCCGACTCGTCTCCATCCCCGGCTCGGCCCCGCTGCTCATCAACCCGCCGGAGGCCTGCCCGTTCGACGGCAGGTGCTCCTTCTCGGGTGAGAAGTGCCGCGCGGGCATGCCCGGCTGGCAGACGTATCCCGACGGCCAGTGCGCTCGCTGCGTCTACACGTCCGACGAGCTCGACCGCATGACGGCCCACCAGGCGAAGGAGGCGTAG